The DNA segment CAGGACGTGCTCGGGACGTTCCAGGACAGCGAGGCCCAGCGCGAGGCGCTGTACGCCCTCGGCACCGACCTGGTGTCCGGTGACGGCGCCCCCGTCCGGACCGTCTTCGCGATGGGGGAGATCGCCGCCCGGCTGCAGGAGGACCAGGACACGGCCCGGGCGCGGTTCGCCACCGTGTTCGAGCGGTTCTCCACGAGGTCGGCGCGGTGAAGGTCCTGGCCGCCTACAACATCAAGGGAGGCGTCGGCAAGACGTCGGCCGCGGTCAACCTCGCCTGGTTCGCGGCCCGCGACGGTCTGCGGACCCTGCTCTGGGACCTCGACCCGCAGGGCTCGGCCACGTACGTGTTCCGGGTCAAGCCCAAGGTGAAGGGCGGCGGTCACGCCCTGCTCACGGGCAAGCGCTCGGTGGACGACGGGATCAAGGGGACCGACTTCGACCGGCTGGACCTGATGCCGGCCGACTTCAGCTACCGCAACCTCGACCTGGACCTGGACTCCACGAAGCGCCCCACCGACCGGGTCCGCCGCCTGCTCGCGCCCCTGGCGAAGGACTACGACCTGGTCGTCCTGGACTGCCCGCCGAGCGTGTCCCTGGTGTCGGAGAACGTCGTCCACGCCTGCGACGTGCTGCTCGTCCCGCTGGTCCCCGCCAGGCTCTCGGTGCGCACCTACGACCAGCTCATCGACTTCGTCGACACGATGCCGGGGCGGAAGCCGCAGGTGATGGGCTTCCTGTCGATGGTCGACAGCCG comes from the Modestobacter italicus genome and includes:
- a CDS encoding ParA family protein, giving the protein MKVLAAYNIKGGVGKTSAAVNLAWFAARDGLRTLLWDLDPQGSATYVFRVKPKVKGGGHALLTGKRSVDDGIKGTDFDRLDLMPADFSYRNLDLDLDSTKRPTDRVRRLLAPLAKDYDLVVLDCPPSVSLVSENVVHACDVLLVPLVPARLSVRTYDQLIDFVDTMPGRKPQVMGFLSMVDSRKKAHREFAERLPQDHASVVPEAIPSRVVVEQMAEERAPVPVFAPASSATAAYEALWARVRSRLDDVG